The Pantanalinema sp. genome contains the following window.
GCAGCTCGCCGGCTGCCCCCATCACCGCGCCCATGCGCGAATCCAACCTCTTGAGGAAGGACTCGTAGCGCCAGTAGAGGCCCTCGCCGGCGCTCACGTCATGCTCGCCCGCCAGGATGCGCTTCTCGCCGGCCACGCAGCCCACCTCGGGGTCCCCGAAGTGGCGCATCATCAGGCGCAGGCTCTCGGGGTTCAAGAGGGCGTTGGCGTCGGTGCAGACGACGATCTCGCCCTGGGCCAGGGGCAAGACCCGCTGGATGGCGTGAAGCTTGCCGCGGCGCTCGTCCTCGTGCTCGACCCGCACCCCAAGCGAGGCGAAACGGCGCGCGATCGCGTGGGTGGCGTCGGTGCTGCCGTCGGTGACCACCAGGATATCCAGCTTGCTGCGCGGGTAGTCGAGCGAGAGGCAGTTGCGGAGCTTGGCCTCGATGACGGCCTCCTCGTCGTAGGCGGCGATCAAGAGGGTCACCGTGGGCATGATGGGCAGGATCCAGTGGCGGCGCGCCAAGAGCGGAGCCAGCAGCATGGCGATCGCGCCGTAGCCGAGGTAGGCGTAGAGCCCCCCCCCCACCGAGAGCCAAAAAAGCCCTTCGAGCCACTGCATGGGACGTCCTTCCGAGCATGCGGCGCCTGTGCGCCTGCCGCCACCAGAGGGCCGAGCGACGGGAGCGATGCCTGCCTGTCAGGCAAATCTCGCTCCCATGCTAGACCCCGAGCGCGGCGGGCGCTTGGCGACGATCGCCAAAAAGGATCGGCAGGCGCAAAGGCCCTCAAGGGGCCAAACAGGCTGTGCTACAATCAGGGAAAGCAGGGAGGCAGGCCTTGGAGACGCAGATCACCTACACGAAAGCGCGCACCGCGCGCGCGCGCCTCAGAGGCGCATGCCTGGTGATGACCATCCCGCGCCACTGGCCGAAGGCCGAGCAGAACGCCGCGATCGAGAAGTTCACCAAGTGGGGGCAGAAGCAGACGTCGGCCCTGGCGGCCCTCCCGGTGACCCCGAGCGCCCCGCCCCTCTCGCTCGAGGCCCTCACCGACCTGGTGGCGCGCGTCAACGCCGAGACCGTCCGGGTGCACTACGCGGGGGTGCGAATCGGCAACGCCCGCTACACGCGCCTGGCTCAGGTCAACCTCAAGACCAAGGTCCTGACCTTCTCGCGCCACGCCATCGACGGCATGCCCGAGCGGGCGCTTCGCTACCTGGTCCTCCACGAGCTCTCGCACCTGGTGCATCCCAACCACTCAAGCGCCTACTGGGCCCTGGTCGGCAAGCACATGCCCGATTACCGCGAGCAGCGCAAGATCGCCCAGCACCACTTCGCCCTCGCCGCGCAGCGCGGCGACGCGCCTCTTTCGCCTGAGCCCGAGCCGAAGGCGGCCCCGGCAAAGCTGCCGGCGCTTCAACCGGGGCCTAAGCTGCCGCCCGGCTTCGAGCAGCTGCGTCTCTTCTGAAAGGCGATCAA
Protein-coding sequences here:
- a CDS encoding M48 family metallopeptidase; amino-acid sequence: METQITYTKARTARARLRGACLVMTIPRHWPKAEQNAAIEKFTKWGQKQTSALAALPVTPSAPPLSLEALTDLVARVNAETVRVHYAGVRIGNARYTRLAQVNLKTKVLTFSRHAIDGMPERALRYLVLHELSHLVHPNHSSAYWALVGKHMPDYREQRKIAQHHFALAAQRGDAPLSPEPEPKAAPAKLPALQPGPKLPPGFEQLRLF
- a CDS encoding glycosyltransferase family 2 protein → MQWLEGLFWLSVGGGLYAYLGYGAIAMLLAPLLARRHWILPIMPTVTLLIAAYDEEAVIEAKLRNCLSLDYPRSKLDILVVTDGSTDATHAIARRFASLGVRVEHEDERRGKLHAIQRVLPLAQGEIVVCTDANALLNPESLRLMMRHFGDPEVGCVAGEKRILAGEHDVSAGEGLYWRYESFLKRLDSRMGAVMGAAGELLAFRRACYEPLPPDTILEDFVLSMRLLQQGFRVVYEPDAYAIEAASGSISDEFKRKARIVAGGWQAAFLLRGLLWPSRPLLTIQYVSHRLLRWILVPFLLPVAFGANVVLAWQGPGPYRMLFWLQGGFYLLAAYGALAQRGSRRARWHYLPFYFVFVNVAALAGAWRFWTGRQAVTWEKARRYSTPET